The nucleotide window ATCTGCTCGGCGGGAATGAGGTCATCGACAACATCCTCCATGCCTACGAACTCGCCGCAGCCGACCCCTATCGAGCGGCCACTCACAACAAAGGCATCATGAACGGCATCTCGGCGGTCGTTCTCGCAACGGGCAACGACACTCGGGCGGTCGAGGCCGGAGCGCATTCCCATGCGCTCGTCGACGGCCGATACTCTTCTCTCTCGACGTTTGAGAGGAATGCCGACGGCGACCTGGTCGGCACCCTCGAGATGCCCATGCCCGTCGGCCTCGTCGGGGGCGCCACCAAGGTCCATCCCGCCGCGCGCACTGCTCTGCAGATCGCCGAGGTGGCGACCGCACAGGATCTCGCCGAGATGATCGTCGCCGCCGGCTTGGCGCAGAACCTCGCGGCACTGCGAGTTCTCGCCACCGAGGGTGTGCAGCGCGGACACATGTCTCTGCATGCGAAGAACCTCGCTGCCTCTGCCGGAGCGAACGCCGAGGAGACCGCGATCATCGTGGACCGCCTCATCGAAGAGAAGGCATTCCGGTTCGACAGGGTCCAGTCCATCCTCGACGAACTCCGCTCCGGTGCATCGCGATGACGGCACAGCTCCCACAGCAGTTCGTGCCGTCGAACCTGCCGACCGAGGTCAGCGTCTGCGAAGTCAGCGCTCGAGATGGTCTGCAGTCGCAAGCACGCACACTTCCTGTCTCAACCCGGCTCGAACTGATCCGGCGGCTCTCCGAAGCCGGCCTGAAGACCATCGAAGCCGGAAGCTTCGTCTCTCCGCAGGCTGTTCCGCAGATGGCCGACACCCGATCGGTGCTCGCAGGGCTCGACCTGGACTCCGATATCGCGTTCCCCGTCCTCGTCCCGAACAGTCGGGGTCTCGATGATGCCGTCGCGGCGGGAGCGAAAGATGCCTCGGTCTTCATCAGCGTCACCGAATCGTTCTCGCAGGCCAACCTCGGCGGTCCACTTCAGCACACCACCGAACGCAGCCTCGAAGTGGCACACGCAGCGACTGCGGCGGGCATGCGGGTGCGCGGCTATCTGTCCATGGTCTTCGGGGATCCCTGGGAGGGCGCGGTCGACCCTGAGCACGTCGCGGCGGCTGCGCGCCGACTCGTCGATGCCGGCTGCCTGACGATCTCACTCGGCGATACCATCGGGACCGCAACGCCCGGTCATGTGACCGCGGTTCTTGATAGCCTGGTCGGCGCCGGGATTCCGATCGATCGGATCGCCCTGCACACCCACAACACCTATGGCCAGGCGCTTGCGAATGTCTATTCCGCGCTCCAAGCAGGTGTCAGTCAGTTCGACGCATCGGCGGGAGGGATCGGTGGCTGCCCCTTCGCTCGCACCGCCTCCGGAAATCTGGCCACTGAGGACCTCCTCTGGATGCTCCAGGGCCTGGGCATCTCGACCGGCGTCGACCTCGAAGCCGTGGCGACGGCCAGCCAGTGGCTGGGCGAGCAGCTCGACATCCCGCTTCCATCCGAAACGTCCTCGGCCGTCCTCGGCCGGTAGTTCCAACATTCACGTTCCCGACAGCCGTCGGCCGACAGAAGGCAGGCAATGATGCCGCAATTGCTCGAGGTGTGGAATGACACCGTCGACCCCAAACATCTCATCGGAGGAATAGCCATCGGAGTCGGGATCGCTGTCCCGGCCTACCTGATCTCAGATCAGTACTTTGCTTCCCGAGGCGACGAGACTCTGGGCCATTCCTATGCACTCCTCATCGGAATCGTCGGTTGCATCATCGGCGCGGTCATCACAGGAGTGCTGTTCAAGCCCAAGCGAGTCATCACTACATCCGATTCTGACACTCGAAATCGCCAGGAGATCCTCGACGAAATCGTCGAGGAATACGGGGACCTGGGCGACCCCCGCGAACTGCGTCCTGCGGTCCAAGAAGAGGTTCGGGCCCTCGGCCTCTTCGACGCGCTTGTCGAGAATCATGAGGCTCGCGCCCAGGAGAAGGGCGGGGAGAAGTGAGCGCAGAACTCATCGAACCCGTCCTGTGGGCAATTGGAATGGCGGTCCTTGCCGGAGTGCTCTTCACAGGGATCGGCCTGATCTCCGGCACAGACGAAACAGCCATCGTTGCACCGCTTGCGCTCTTGGTGATCCTTATTGGCGTTCCGCCCTCGGGCGTCATCGCATTCTTCCTTGCAGCGATCATTTCCAAACATATTTCCCACGCTGTGCCCACTACGCTTCTGGGCATACCAGGGGATACCACCGCCGTTCCCATGTTGCGCGAAGCTCAGCTTCTGCGCTCTTTGGGCGTCCCTCACATCGCTTTGCAGAAGGCGATCTCTGGTGGTGTCATATCGGTTGCGATAGCAGTTCCGCTGTCGATTGTCTTTGCTCTCGTACTCACGCCATTCGCTGATGCTATCGGTGCCGCCGCTCCGTGGATCTTCATCGCTGCCGCCGTCCTCGTCGCCTATACCTCAAAGGGAAAACTAGCCGCCGTTGCTGCGCTCATCCCCTTCGTTCTGCTCATCGTCGGACTCCAGGCCTTCATTATGGAACAGAAGGAAGCGACCTTTACGACGTCGTTCTTCTTGGGAATCGCCACCGGTCCGCTCATCTTCGACCTGTTCTCCGCAATGTCGCCTGTCGGCCGTCGGGCCATGCGTCAGGAAGGCAAGCGGGAGTTCAACCTTGCGCCTGATGTTCGACCGAGAGGCGACAGGAGACTGCTTAACCCGTTCAAGGCTCTGAGCGGCAAACAACTCGCCTACACCAGCGGATCGGCAGCGATCACCAGCGCAACTTTCGTGTTCTCACCCGTGGCCATGGCCGTGCTCATGGGCGAAGCCGTCGGCAGCCGAATCAAGAATGGCTATGAGCGACTGACGACTGTCATCACTGTCAGGAATGGAACAACGGAATCGACCTATATCGCCGAAACTCTTATTCCACTGATCGCCATCGGGCTGCCGCTTTCGCCGATGGCCGCCGGTCCGGCGGCACCCCTGTTCAATGCTCCGCCGGTCTATACTCTCGACGCGGAGGCGGGGACGACGAACAATCTCCACGACCTGCTCACGACGGGTCAGTTCGCACTCTTCTCCGTGATCGCAGCGGTCATCGCCGTCGCCATCGCCTACCCCTTCGTCATGACAAACGCCCACCGGGCGGCGACCTGGGTGATGCGATCGGTCTCCCACGAGGCGATCATCGCCGGATTCGCGGCCCTCATATGCGTCATCTGCCTCTACGAAGGCGGACTGCTGGCACTCGGTGTGACGATCACCGTCGGCCTCGTCGGCGGTCTATTCAACCGGATGATCGGCATGCACGCCGGCGTCCAGTTCATGGGCTACTACGTCGCCGTGCTCACCGTGCCCGCCATCCTCGCGCTGTGAGAAGGCGGCTCAACCCCCTGTAAAACCGCGGTGAGACCTCGACTCACCTAGCTCTGAGACCGAGCGTCACCGCCACTGCCGGGTGACCGTGCGGACGTCGGCGACCACCTCGGC belongs to Brevibacterium spongiae and includes:
- a CDS encoding hydroxymethylglutaryl-CoA lyase — its product is MTAQLPQQFVPSNLPTEVSVCEVSARDGLQSQARTLPVSTRLELIRRLSEAGLKTIEAGSFVSPQAVPQMADTRSVLAGLDLDSDIAFPVLVPNSRGLDDAVAAGAKDASVFISVTESFSQANLGGPLQHTTERSLEVAHAATAAGMRVRGYLSMVFGDPWEGAVDPEHVAAAARRLVDAGCLTISLGDTIGTATPGHVTAVLDSLVGAGIPIDRIALHTHNTYGQALANVYSALQAGVSQFDASAGGIGGCPFARTASGNLATEDLLWMLQGLGISTGVDLEAVATASQWLGEQLDIPLPSETSSAVLGR
- a CDS encoding tripartite tricarboxylate transporter permease encodes the protein MSAELIEPVLWAIGMAVLAGVLFTGIGLISGTDETAIVAPLALLVILIGVPPSGVIAFFLAAIISKHISHAVPTTLLGIPGDTTAVPMLREAQLLRSLGVPHIALQKAISGGVISVAIAVPLSIVFALVLTPFADAIGAAAPWIFIAAAVLVAYTSKGKLAAVAALIPFVLLIVGLQAFIMEQKEATFTTSFFLGIATGPLIFDLFSAMSPVGRRAMRQEGKREFNLAPDVRPRGDRRLLNPFKALSGKQLAYTSGSAAITSATFVFSPVAMAVLMGEAVGSRIKNGYERLTTVITVRNGTTESTYIAETLIPLIAIGLPLSPMAAGPAAPLFNAPPVYTLDAEAGTTNNLHDLLTTGQFALFSVIAAVIAVAIAYPFVMTNAHRAATWVMRSVSHEAIIAGFAALICVICLYEGGLLALGVTITVGLVGGLFNRMIGMHAGVQFMGYYVAVLTVPAILAL